A portion of the Babylonia areolata isolate BAREFJ2019XMU chromosome 16, ASM4173473v1, whole genome shotgun sequence genome contains these proteins:
- the LOC143291228 gene encoding EF-hand domain-containing protein 1-like, translating to MEGLPFLPGNSFSDPTQNKYHLSHTLGYKNGYAMQKRPEVGIGGKPIEYNQLNQADLDHLANFNPTLTYGQAKQAPPEDFIPAHVAWDKKVLKFNAYYKQTVHESQNEFYRVRPVDIYYYLEDDSIAVIEPHVENSGMPQGKLIKRQRLPKNDRGDNWHWKDINNGMNVTFYGKVFRITNCDKFTCDFLESEGLAVNPPEDQPKDPYIERRKEAAALRTYTTPPSFDKLKQFLELDRKVLRFFCMWDDRSNMFGEMRPFVIHYYLVDDTLEVRECHQANDGRDPFPVLIGRHKVPKDRNNVPSSFPSVVMELSDNEIKNYFTPKDFMIGQTVSIYGRRFLVYEVDNFTKAFYYHNFGITEFPSVDVKGGMKDLPKMEIPPYNNFGSLEDSLQSCLSLIPQPPKKDFIKMLENDHKVLRFEAVMDSIRPEDSGRRFIISYRLADDMLTIYEPQVRNSGIIGGKFLERTRVAKPGCPPDGPEYYGPQDFFIGAVIEIFNHRFVITGADAFVLTYMEEHASQFPPGTINSLREKLGQTQATKEMVKGGPMKVKRSQGDLDQLVKQVRAQLKKIAITDKSRVDEMFLRYDRDRSGFISVENMRDLCRRLQLPVDDDVILALVQQCTMDQEGRISLEDFRRFVESS from the exons ATGGAAGGGTTGCCATTTTTACCTGGGAATTCATTCTCGGATCCCACC CAAAACAAGTACCACCTGAGCCACACGCTGGGCTACAAGAATGGCTACGCCATGCAGAAGCGGCCAGAGGTGGGCATTGGAGGCAAACCCATCGAGTACAACCAGCTGAACCAGGCTGACCTTGACCACTTGGCCAACTTCAACCCCACCCTCACCTACGGTCAGGCCAAGCAGGCGCCCCCTGAGGACTTCATCCCTGCCCACGTGGCCTGGGATAAGAAG GTGTTGAAATTCAACGCTTACTACAAGCAGACAGTGCATGAGTCACAGAATGAGTTTTACCGTGTGCGTCCAGTCGACATCTACTACTATCTGGAAGACGACAGTATCGCTGTCATTGAGCCGCATGTGGAGAACAGTGGCATGCCACAAG GAAAACTGATCAAGAGACAGCGCCTGCCAAAGAACGACAGGGGGGATAACTGGCACTGGAAAGACATCAACAACGGCATGAACGTGACATTCTACGGCAAAGTTTTCCGCATCACAAACTGTGATAAATTCACATGT GACTTCCTGGAGAGTGAGGGCCTGGCCGTGAACCCCCCTGAGGATCAACCCAAGGACCCCTACATTGAGCGACGCAAAGAGGCGGCAGCCCTGCGCACctacaccacacccccctccttcgACAAACTCAAGCAGTTCCTGGAGCTGGATCGCAAAGTGCTGCGCTTCTTCTGCATGTGGGACGACCGCAGCAACATGTTTGGCGAGATGAGGCCTTTTGTCATCCAT TACTATCTGGTGGACGACACTCTGGAGGTGCGAGAATGCCACCAGGCCAACGATGGTCGCGACCCCTTCCCTGTTCTGATTGGCCGACACAAGGTGCCCAAGGACCGCAACAACGTGCCGTCCAGTTTCCCCTCAGTTGTCATGGAGCTGTCCGATAACGAGATCAAGAACTACTTCACCCCTAAAGACTTTATGATCGGCCAGACGGTCAGCATCTATGGCCGCCGCTTCCTGGTGTACGAGGTTGACAACTTCACCAAGGCCTTCTACTACCACAACTTTGGCATCACGGAGTTCCCCTCGGTGGACGTCAAGGGCGGCATGAAGGACTTGCCCAAGATG GAAATCCCTCCCTACAACAACTTTGGGTCCCTGGAGGACTCTCTGCAGTCGTGCCTGTCTCTGATCCCCCAGCCCCCGAAGAAGGACTTCATCAAGATGCTGGAGAACGACCACAAAGTGCTGCGCTTCGAGGCTGTCATG GACTCAATCAGACCAGAAGACTCAGGCCGGCGGTTCATCATCTCTTACCGCCTGGCTGATGACATGCTGACCATCTACGAGCCCCAGGTTCGAAACTCCGGCATCATCGGAGGAAAGTTCCTGGAGCGCACACGAGTGGCCAAGCCTGGATGTCCTCCTGATGGTCCGGAATACTACGGGCCACAGGACTTTTTCATCGGTGCTGTCATCGAGATTTTCAACCATCGCTTCGTCATCACCGGCGCCGATGCTTTTGTTCTCACATACATGGAGGAACATGCCAGCCAGTTCCCAC CTGGGACCATCAACTCCCTGAGGGAAAAACTGGGCCAGACTCAGGCCACGAAAGAAATGGTGAAGGGAGGACCCATGAAAGTCAAACGCTC GCAGGGTGACCTAGACCAGCTGGTGAAACAGGTCCGTGCTCAGCTGAAGAAGATCGCCATCACGGACAAGTCCCGCGTCGACGAAATGTTCTTGCGCTATGACCGCGACCGCTCCGGGTTCATCAGCGTCGAGAACATGCGTGACCTCTGCAGACGTTTGCAGCTgcctgtcgatgatgatgtcattCTGGCT TTGGTACAACAATGCACAATGGACCAAGAAGGGCGCATCAGTCTGGAGGATTTCCGTCGCTTCGTGGAAAGCTCGTAA